In Streptomyces nojiriensis, one genomic interval encodes:
- a CDS encoding cyclase family protein, with amino-acid sequence MTLPAEFHDIAKRVNNWGRWGAGDEIGTLNLITDEVVRGAAAEIRTGRRIPLALPLKEDGVQVGMIPGRINPLHTMVQINQELFGPGTVACSDDAVSMGLQAGTHWDALTHVSHSGKIYNGRPAGTITAHGRAEFSGIDKAGHIVSRGVLLDVARAKGLDRLPGGHAVTPGDLDEAEEFGGVTVRPGDIVLVRTGQIQVYLAGDKHGYGFPSPGLSVRTPEWFHARDVAAVANDTLTFEIFPPEIENLWLPVHALDLVEMGMHQGQNWNLEKLSTACAEENRYAFLLSAMPEPFVGGTGTPVAPVAVL; translated from the coding sequence ATGACCCTGCCCGCCGAGTTCCACGACATCGCCAAGCGCGTCAACAACTGGGGGCGCTGGGGCGCCGGCGACGAGATCGGCACCCTGAACCTGATCACCGACGAGGTGGTCCGGGGCGCCGCGGCCGAGATCCGCACCGGCCGCCGGATCCCGCTCGCCCTCCCGCTCAAGGAGGACGGGGTCCAGGTCGGCATGATCCCCGGCCGGATCAACCCGCTGCACACGATGGTGCAGATCAACCAGGAGCTCTTCGGCCCCGGCACGGTCGCGTGCAGCGACGACGCCGTGAGCATGGGCCTCCAGGCGGGCACCCACTGGGACGCCCTCACCCACGTCTCGCACTCGGGGAAGATCTACAACGGCCGCCCGGCCGGCACCATCACGGCGCACGGCCGCGCCGAGTTCAGCGGCATAGACAAGGCCGGCCACATCGTCTCGCGCGGGGTGCTCCTCGACGTCGCGCGCGCCAAGGGACTCGACCGGCTGCCGGGCGGCCACGCGGTGACCCCCGGGGACCTCGACGAGGCCGAGGAGTTCGGCGGGGTCACCGTCCGCCCCGGCGACATCGTCCTGGTGCGCACCGGCCAGATCCAGGTCTACCTGGCGGGCGACAAGCACGGCTACGGCTTCCCCTCGCCCGGGCTGTCCGTCCGTACGCCCGAGTGGTTCCACGCGCGGGACGTGGCGGCCGTCGCGAACGACACCCTGACCTTCGAGATCTTCCCGCCGGAGATCGAGAACCTGTGGCTCCCGGTCCACGCCCTCGACCTCGTCGAGATGGGCATGCACCAGGGCCAGAACTGGAATCTCGAAAAGTTGTCCACAGCCTGTGCAGAAGAGAACCGGTACGCCTTCCTCCTCTCCGCGATGCCGGAACCCTTCGTCGGCGGCACCGGAACCCCGGTGGCCCCGGTGGCAGTCCTCTGA
- a CDS encoding TOPRIM nucleotidyl transferase/hydrolase domain-containing protein, which translates to MADMRAFREAVDGWASGGSGEAASELAARLDVRTAVLLEGPSDHAAVEALAARRGRDLAAEGVCILPMGGAMSVARYTGLLGPPGLGLRLTGLCDEREQPFYDRALDRAGAPRQGFFVCVADLEDELIRALGTERIEEILRAEGDLRSWETFVRQPAQHGRPRQRQLRRFLGTKKGRKIRYGRLLVEALEPDRTPAPLDGLLAAL; encoded by the coding sequence ATGGCGGACATGCGGGCATTCCGGGAAGCGGTCGACGGCTGGGCGAGCGGCGGGTCCGGCGAGGCCGCGAGCGAGCTGGCCGCCCGCCTGGACGTGCGGACGGCGGTGCTGCTGGAAGGACCCAGCGACCACGCGGCCGTCGAGGCACTGGCCGCACGGCGCGGCCGCGACCTCGCCGCCGAGGGCGTGTGCATCCTGCCGATGGGCGGGGCGATGAGCGTGGCCCGCTACACCGGCCTCCTCGGGCCGCCCGGCCTCGGCCTGCGCCTGACCGGACTGTGCGACGAGCGCGAGCAGCCCTTCTACGACCGCGCGCTGGACCGGGCCGGGGCGCCGCGGCAGGGCTTCTTCGTGTGCGTGGCGGACCTGGAGGACGAACTCATCCGCGCGCTGGGCACCGAGAGGATCGAGGAGATCCTCCGGGCCGAGGGCGATCTCCGCTCCTGGGAGACCTTCGTACGCCAGCCCGCCCAGCACGGTCGGCCCCGGCAGCGGCAGTTGCGGCGCTTCCTCGGCACGAAGAAGGGCCGCAAGATCCGCTACGGTCGCCTCCTCGTCGAGGCCCTCGAACCGGACCGGACCCCGGCCCCGCTCGACGGTCTCCTCGCGGCGCTGTGA